The Pseudomonas chlororaphis subsp. piscium genome contains the following window.
TCTGGGCGTTGAGGAACAGCCCGCCGTTGACCCCGACAATCCCGCCTGGAGCAGCAAAGGCGTTGAGTTGCGGGCTGTTGATCAGGATGAATTCGAGGCGCCGGTCATTGACCTGGCTGGTCTCGACCAGCTTGTAGACGCTGGTTTCGACGTAATCCTTGAGTTGCGGGTCGTTGAGTTGCGAAACCTGGCTGCGCAGCAGCGCCAGCCAGGCGCGGCCCAGTTGGTGTTCTTGTTGGGGGGAGACAATGGCAGAACTGGCATCACCGAGTGACGGCAGGTCGTCGGCGAAGCCTGGTGAGGCGAGCAGGCAAGCGAGCGTCAGCAGGGTAGGGCGCAAAAAAGTCATGCACAAAGCCTTAGTCGACAAAGAGTCTACTGTAGCCGGACACCAGGCCTTGGACCAGATATTCTAGGCACCTCGACGACCCTCCCGGAGTGACGCAATGACTGATGCTGTAGCCCACGACGCCGAGCTCGATGCCAGCGGCCTGAACTGCCCGCTGCCGCTGCTCAAGGCCAAGATGGAACTCAATCGCCTGGCCAGCGGCGCGGTGCTCAAGGTGATCGCCACGGATGCCGGTTCCCAGCGCGACTTTCGCACCTTTGCCCGTTTGGCCGGTCATACCTTGCTTCGCGAGGAAGACGAAGCCGGGGTCTATCGTTACTGGCTGAAGAAGGCCTGAACCGCCCCGGAAATCATCGCGCCTCTGTCTAAGGATCATTGATGTTCAAAGTGTTACGCGACTGGATTCAGCGCTACTTCTCCGATGAAGAGGCCGTGGTACTGGCCGTTCTGTTGTTCCTGGCCTTCACCGCGGTGCTGACCCTGGGCGGCATGCTCGCGCCGGTATTGGCGGGGATGGTGCTGGCCTACCTGATGCAAGGGCTGGTGCTGACCCTGGAGCGCTGGCGTTTGCCTGGCGGGGCGGCGGTGGGGCTGGTCTTTGCCTTGTTCATGGGGCTGCTGCTGGTGTTCATCGTGGTTGTCGTGCCGCTGCTGTGGCACCAGTTGATCACCTTGTTCAACGAGCTGCCGGGAATGCTCGCCAAGTGGCAATCGCTGCTTCTGCTGTTGCCGGAGCGTTATCCGCACCTGGTGTCTGACGAACAGGTGTTGCAGGCGATCGAGGTGGCGCGCGGCGAGATCGGCAAGTTCGGCCAGTGGGCGCTGACCTTTTCGCTGTCCAGCCTGCCGCTGCTGGTCAACATCATGATCTATCTGGTGCTGGTGCCGATCCTGGTGTTTTTCTTCCTCAAGGATCGGGCAATGATCAGCCAGTGGGTGCGCGGTTACCTGCCGCGCGAGCGGGCGCTGATCACCCGGGTGGCCCAGGAAATGAACCGGCAGATCGCCAATTACATTCGTGGCAAGGTGATCGAGATCGTCATTTGCGGCGGGGTGACCTACATCGCCTTCGTGGCCTTGGGGCTGAATTACGCGGCCCTGCTGGCGCTGCTGGTGGGGATTTCGGTGGTGGTGCCCTACGTCGGGGCGGTGGTGGTGACCGTGCCGGTGGCGCTGATTGCCTTGTTCCAGTGGGGCTGGAGCGATCAGTTCATCTATTTGATGGCGGTCTACGGGATCATTCAGACCCTGGACGGCAACGTGCTGGTGCCGCTGCTGTTCTCCGAGGCAGTGAACCTGCATCCGGTGGCGATCATCTGTGCGGTGCTGCTGTTTGGCGGGCTGTGGGGCTTCTGGGGGGTGTTTTTTGCGATTCCCCTGGCCACCCTGTTCAAGGCGGTACTGGATGCCTGGCCACGCAAGGAGCCGGTCGTGGCGCCTTTGCTGTAGAGCGGTTCTGTTCTGGAGACGAAAAGGGGGCGGCTGAATCAGCCGCCCCCTTTTTTTAGTCGGTTGCCCTGCTCAGGCCTTGTTCAGCGCCTGCGCGGCAGCCAGTACCGCATCCACGTGGCCCGGTACTTTCACGCCACGCCATTCCTGACGCAGCACGCCGTCCTTGTCGATCAGGAAGGTGCTGCGGTCGACGCCCATGTATTCCTTGCCGTAGAGCTTCTTCAGCTTGATCACATCGAACAGCTGGCAGACGGCTTCGTCCTTGTCGCTGATCAGCTCGAAGGGGAACTCCTGCTTGCACTTGAAGTTCTCGTGGGACTTCAGGCCATCGCGGGAGATGCCGAACACCTCGGTGTTGGCGGCCTTGAACGCGGCGTATTGATCACGAAAGCCCTGGCCTTCGGTGGTGCAGCCCGGGGTGCTGTCCTTCGGATAGAAGTAGATCACCACCTGCTTGCCCTTGAGCGCGGCGAGGCTGACGGTCTGACCGCTGGTGGCCGGGGCTTCAAAGTTGGCAACAGCTTGGTCGATGGCAACGGCCATTGGGGCTTCCTTACATTGGGTTCTGTGGGCGCCAAGGTTCGATCAACGCATCGAGATTCATTGCGTCGGCGAAGTCCAGGAACTGATCGCGCAGCCAGCTGATCTGGGTGCCGGCCGGCAAGGTCACGGTAAAGGTGGCGTTGAGCATGGTGCCGCCGGTCTGCGGGGCCTGATAGGTATCGCAGGTCAGGCTTTCCAGCTCGACATGATGATCGATGAAGAACTGGCACAGTTCATTGACGATGTCCGGGCGGTAGGCGGCGCTGACGTAAGCCACATAAGGCAGGGCCTGCGGGCGGTTTTCCAGGGCCGCGCTGCGCACCACATTGACGGTGAAGGCGTATTTCTTCGCCAGCGACGGCAGGCCGGCCTCCAGGCGCGCCAGGGCATCCCAGCTGCCGGAAACCTCCAGGACCAGCGCGCTGCACTCGCCGTGGCGGGTCAGGCGGGAGGTCACCACGGCGCAGCGGTTTTCATGGCTGGCGCGGCACAGGACGTTGGTCAGCTCCATGGGGTTGGCGCCGAGGGCACTGATGACAAGGAATTGTTCGCGGACTGTGGGGGTGGACATGCAGCATTCCTAAAGCGATGAGCGGTCGATACTTTTGCGGGCTCGAGTACTGGGTAAACATCCGGATGCGGTTTCAGAAGCCCTGAACCGCCAGGTTGCGACGAGCTCCATAAAAGGCGAGAGCGAAGGGCGGCAACGCGGGATTGGGGCTTCGGATGCCGAAAAGGGAGGCTGGAACCCGGCGTACAAGCTTAGCAGTACCGATCAAAGTCTGAAGGGTAGCGAAATACATCGCTCAGGGGAATGCTCGCCGCGCGGTACTTCGCTTGTGCAAGCATCTTGGCGCCAGTACCATTACCGCTCTCTTTTTCCGGCAGGAGCGGTTGCATGATTGCGGGCAGTATGGTGGCACTGGTCACACCCATGGATGCACAGGGTCGTCTCGACTGGGACAGCCTGAGCAAACTGGTGGACTTCCACCTGCAAGAGGGCACCAACGCCATTGTGGCGGTCGGCACTACAGGTGAGTCGGCTACCCTCGATGTGAACGAACACATCGAAGTGATTCGTCGCGTGGTCGCTCAGGTTGCAGGGCGTATCCCGGTGATCGCCGGTACCGGCGCGAACTCGACACGCGAGGCGATCGAGTTGACCACCAACGCGAAGATCGCCGGTGCCGACGCGTGCCTGCTGGTGACCCCTTATTACAACAAGCCGACGCAAGAAGGCCTGTATCAGCATTTCCGCGCCATTGCCGAAGCCGTCGATATCCCGCAGATCCTCTATAACGTGCCGGGTCGCACTGCTTGCGACATGAAGGCCGAGACCGTGATCCGCCTGTCGACCGTGCCGAACATCATCGGCATCAAGGAAGCCACCGGCGACCTGCAGCGCGCCAAGGACATCCTGGCCGGCGTGAGCAGCGACTTCCTGGTGTACTCCGGCGATGACGCAACCGCCGTCGAGCTGATCCTGCTGGGCGGCAAGGGCAATATTTCGGTGACCGCCAACGTGGCGCCAAAAGCCATGAGCGAGATGTGCGCCGCCGCGATGCGTGGCGATGCCGTCACCGCCCGGGCGATCCACGAGAAGCTGATGCCGCTCAACAAGACTCTGTTTATCGAATCCAACCCTATTCCCGTGAAATGGGCCCTGTGCGAGATGGGCTTGATGGCGAACGGTATCCGTCTGCCGCTCACCTGGCTCAGTGCTGCCTGTCACGAACCGCTGCGGCAGGCCATGCGCCAGTCCGGCGTATTGGTTTAATTGAGGAAGTACTACGCATGAAGCGATTGGCCGGACTTTCCGCACTTGCCTTGATTATCTCCAGCACCAGTGGCTGCGGTTGGATCTGGGGGCCGGAAGGCTACTTCCGTGACCGCGGCAGCGATTACCTGCAAGCGCAACAGACCGCACCGATGCAACTGCCGTCGGATGTCAGCACCTCCAAACGCCTTGATCCGCTGTTGCCGATTCCGCGCAACGTGGCCGACGACACCGTCAAGGGCGAATACATCGTGCCGCGTCCGCAGCCGTTGGGCTCGGTGGCCGATGCCAGCGACTACACCCTGCAGAAGAGTGGCGATGCGCGTTGGGTCATGGCCCAGCACGCCCCGGCCGAAGTCTGGCCGGTGGCCATGCAGTTCTTCCAGGACAACGGTTTCCGTATTGACGAACAACGCCCGCAAACCGGCGAGTTCACCACCGCCTGGCAGCGTTCCGACGAGCTCTCCGCATCCATGGCCAAGCGCCTGGGCAGCGTAGGTTCGGCCGATAACGAAACCCGCGTGCGGGTGCGTATCGAGCCAGGCGTGCAGCGCAATACCAGTGAAGTCTACGTGGTCAGCGCCGAGCGTCCTGTCGGCAGCACGTCCAGCGTCGATTTCACCAACCGCTCGGTCAACACCAGCCTGGATGCCGCGCTGGTCGACGAAATGCTCGCCAGCATGAGCCGCAGCGCCGAGAAGGGCGGTTCGGTCTCCCTGCTGGCCGCGCGTGATTTCGATACCCCTAGCCGTGTCAGCCTCACCGAAGACGGCAGCGGCAACGTGGTGCTCAACCTTGGCGAAGACCTCGACCGTGCCTGGTCGAGCGTCGGCCGCGCCCTGGAACAGGGCGAGTGGCGGGTTGAGGACATCAACCGCAGCCTGGGCCTGTACTACATCAACCTGGCGGAAAAAGCCGAGAAGAAAAACGACGAGCCGGGCTTCTTCGGCAAGTTGTTCGGCAGCGCGCCGGCCAAGGAAGAAATCGAAGCCCGCGCCGAGCGTTATCAGGTTCGCCTGAGCAAGGTGGGCGACAACGTCCAGGTCACCGTCGAGAAAGACATCAACACCGTTGCTCCGCCTGAAGTGGCGCGCAAAGTGTTGACTGTGATTCAGGACAACCTGGGCTGATCCGATGCGTTTCGCCGTTCTCGGCAGTGGTAGTCAAGGGAATGGCACGCTGATAGCCAGTGACGACACTTACGTCCTGGTGGATTGTGGTTTCTCCTTGCGCGAAACCGAGCGGCGCCTGCTGCGCCTGGGGGTAGCCCCCGCGCAGCTGAGCGCGATTCTGGTAACCCACGAACATGCCGACCACGTGCATGGCGTGGGTTTGCTGTCTCGGCGCTACAATTTACCGGTCTATCTCAGTCGCGGCACCTTGCGCGGGATGCGCAAACCGGTGGAAGCCGCGGGTTTTCTCGCCGGGGGCGAGACGCTTCAGGTCGGTGCCTTGAGCATCGACGTGACCCGCGTCGCCCACGATGCGCTGGAACCCGTGCAGTACGTGTTCAGTGACGGCCAGCGGCGTTTCGGCCTGCTGACCGACCTGGGTTCCTACTGCGAGACGGTGATCGACCGCTATCGCGGGCTGGATGCCTTGATGATCGAGGCCAATCACTGCCGCGACATGCTGGCCCGAGGTTACTACCCGTATTTCCTCAAGCAGCGGGTCGGTGGGGAAATGGGACATTTGAACAACCATCAGGCCGCAAGCCTGGTGGCCGAGTTGGGCTGGCAGGACCTGCAGCATCTGGTACTGGCCCATCTCAGCAGCAAGAACAACCTGCCGCAGCTGGCCCGGCAATGTTTTGTCGACACCCTCGGGTGCGACCCGGACTGGCTGCAACTGGCCGATCAAGATTCAGGGCTCGACTGGCGACACATCGCCTAGCCCACCTACTTAGCAAGCGGAGCCCATCATGGAAAAACGTGAAGAACTCTACCGTGGCAAAGCCAAATCGGTTTACAAGACCGACGACGCCGACCGCCTGGTCCTGCTGTTTCGCAACGACACCTCGGCGTTCGACGGCAAGCGTATCGAGCAGCTCGATCGCAAAGGCATGGTGAACAACAAGTTCAACGCCTTCATCATGCAGAAGCTCGAAGAGGCCGGCGTGCCGACCCAATTCGACAAACTGCTGGGCGACAACGAGTGCCTGGTGAAGAAGCTGGACATGATTCCGGTTGAGTGCGTCGTGCGTAATTACGCCGCCGGCAGCCTGGTCAAGCGCCTGGGTGTGGAAGAGGGCCTGAAACTCAACCCTTACACCTTCGAACTGTTCCTGAAGGACGACGCCAAGGGCGACCCGTTCATCAACGAGTCCCACGTCGTGGCGTTCGGCTGGGGCACCGCCGAGCAACTGGCGCGCATGAAAGAACTGTCGCTCAAGGTCAACGAAGTCCTGAGCAAGCTGTTCGACGACGCCGGCCTGCTGCTGGTGGACTTCAAGCTGGAGTTCGGCGTATTCCACGGCCAGATCGTCCTGGGCGACGAGTTCAGCCCGGATGGCTGCCGCCTGTGGGACAAGGAAACCCGCAAGAAGATGGACAAGGACCGCTTCCGTCAGGGCCTCGGTGATGTGATCGAAGCCTACGAAGAAGTCGCAAACCGTCTGGGCGTACCGCTGTAATCGACGCAACCGACTGATAGCACGGAAAAAATTTGCTCGAGGGGCTTCGCTTCGGGCAAAGGTGCTGTTATGATGCGCGCCGTTGGAGAGATG
Protein-coding sequences here:
- a CDS encoding sulfurtransferase TusA family protein, which encodes MTDAVAHDAELDASGLNCPLPLLKAKMELNRLASGAVLKVIATDAGSQRDFRTFARLAGHTLLREEDEAGVYRYWLKKA
- a CDS encoding AI-2E family transporter, giving the protein MFKVLRDWIQRYFSDEEAVVLAVLLFLAFTAVLTLGGMLAPVLAGMVLAYLMQGLVLTLERWRLPGGAAVGLVFALFMGLLLVFIVVVVPLLWHQLITLFNELPGMLAKWQSLLLLLPERYPHLVSDEQVLQAIEVARGEIGKFGQWALTFSLSSLPLLVNIMIYLVLVPILVFFFLKDRAMISQWVRGYLPRERALITRVAQEMNRQIANYIRGKVIEIVICGGVTYIAFVALGLNYAALLALLVGISVVVPYVGAVVVTVPVALIALFQWGWSDQFIYLMAVYGIIQTLDGNVLVPLLFSEAVNLHPVAIICAVLLFGGLWGFWGVFFAIPLATLFKAVLDAWPRKEPVVAPLL
- a CDS encoding peroxiredoxin — encoded protein: MAVAIDQAVANFEAPATSGQTVSLAALKGKQVVIYFYPKDSTPGCTTEGQGFRDQYAAFKAANTEVFGISRDGLKSHENFKCKQEFPFELISDKDEAVCQLFDVIKLKKLYGKEYMGVDRSTFLIDKDGVLRQEWRGVKVPGHVDAVLAAAQALNKA
- a CDS encoding glycine cleavage system protein R, with translation MSTPTVREQFLVISALGANPMELTNVLCRASHENRCAVVTSRLTRHGECSALVLEVSGSWDALARLEAGLPSLAKKYAFTVNVVRSAALENRPQALPYVAYVSAAYRPDIVNELCQFFIDHHVELESLTCDTYQAPQTGGTMLNATFTVTLPAGTQISWLRDQFLDFADAMNLDALIEPWRPQNPM
- the dapA gene encoding 4-hydroxy-tetrahydrodipicolinate synthase, yielding MIAGSMVALVTPMDAQGRLDWDSLSKLVDFHLQEGTNAIVAVGTTGESATLDVNEHIEVIRRVVAQVAGRIPVIAGTGANSTREAIELTTNAKIAGADACLLVTPYYNKPTQEGLYQHFRAIAEAVDIPQILYNVPGRTACDMKAETVIRLSTVPNIIGIKEATGDLQRAKDILAGVSSDFLVYSGDDATAVELILLGGKGNISVTANVAPKAMSEMCAAAMRGDAVTARAIHEKLMPLNKTLFIESNPIPVKWALCEMGLMANGIRLPLTWLSAACHEPLRQAMRQSGVLV
- the bamC gene encoding outer membrane protein assembly factor BamC is translated as MKRLAGLSALALIISSTSGCGWIWGPEGYFRDRGSDYLQAQQTAPMQLPSDVSTSKRLDPLLPIPRNVADDTVKGEYIVPRPQPLGSVADASDYTLQKSGDARWVMAQHAPAEVWPVAMQFFQDNGFRIDEQRPQTGEFTTAWQRSDELSASMAKRLGSVGSADNETRVRVRIEPGVQRNTSEVYVVSAERPVGSTSSVDFTNRSVNTSLDAALVDEMLASMSRSAEKGGSVSLLAARDFDTPSRVSLTEDGSGNVVLNLGEDLDRAWSSVGRALEQGEWRVEDINRSLGLYYINLAEKAEKKNDEPGFFGKLFGSAPAKEEIEARAERYQVRLSKVGDNVQVTVEKDINTVAPPEVARKVLTVIQDNLG
- a CDS encoding MBL fold metallo-hydrolase, which translates into the protein MRFAVLGSGSQGNGTLIASDDTYVLVDCGFSLRETERRLLRLGVAPAQLSAILVTHEHADHVHGVGLLSRRYNLPVYLSRGTLRGMRKPVEAAGFLAGGETLQVGALSIDVTRVAHDALEPVQYVFSDGQRRFGLLTDLGSYCETVIDRYRGLDALMIEANHCRDMLARGYYPYFLKQRVGGEMGHLNNHQAASLVAELGWQDLQHLVLAHLSSKNNLPQLARQCFVDTLGCDPDWLQLADQDSGLDWRHIA
- the purC gene encoding phosphoribosylaminoimidazolesuccinocarboxamide synthase, with product MEKREELYRGKAKSVYKTDDADRLVLLFRNDTSAFDGKRIEQLDRKGMVNNKFNAFIMQKLEEAGVPTQFDKLLGDNECLVKKLDMIPVECVVRNYAAGSLVKRLGVEEGLKLNPYTFELFLKDDAKGDPFINESHVVAFGWGTAEQLARMKELSLKVNEVLSKLFDDAGLLLVDFKLEFGVFHGQIVLGDEFSPDGCRLWDKETRKKMDKDRFRQGLGDVIEAYEEVANRLGVPL